In Nostoc edaphicum CCNP1411, the sequence GAGCTAGCAAATCAACTATTGTGATCATCACCAAAATCTAAAGTCTGTGTTTATAAAGAGCCTAAAGTGTTTACACAATCTGATATTTTAATTTTTAAGTCTTTGATGCAATACAAAAATTATCTTTTAAAATTAAAATTATTCAGAAATTTTATAAACAGGGCTTAATTCAATCTTAATCAAAAAATCTTTAAACTTAAATTGAGTAATAAAAGTGGCAGCCATTACTGAAATTAGCAATAAGTCCGCTGATCTCAAGCTGTCTTTACAAAATTCACAAATAGCTCATGCACATTCTGATCTATTCCTACAACTATCATCCAGAGCCGATTGGAATTGCTCCATTAATGACTGAATTGGCAGAAGGACTAGTAAAGCGAGGTCATGAAGTGCGAGTGATTACGGGAATGCCCAACTATCCTCAGCGCGAAATTTACGATGGATATCGGGGTAAGTGGTATGTTACTGAGCAAAAAAATGGCGTCACAATTGCGCGAAGTTACTTGCGAATTAAGTCTAAACCTAACCTCATAGATCGGCTGTTGCTGGAGTTGAGTTTTGTTTTTACGAGCTTACCCCAAGTCTTTAAAGGCGGACGCCCCGATGTGATTATCTTAACAGTTCCGCCTCTATTCGGTACGTTACCAGTAACTATATTTGGTTGGTTATACAACTGCCCGGTAGTTCTGAATGTGCAAGACATTTTACCAGAAGCTGCGGTACGTATCGGACTATTAAAAAACAAGTGGATGATCCGAAGTCTTGCAACCCTAGAGAAGTTTGCATATCGGACTGCACACACTATTAGTGTAATCGCTGATGGGTTTCGTGACAATTTAGTGAATAAGGGAGTACCTGTTAATAAAATCGTTTGTATTCCCAACTGGGTGAATGTAAATTTCATTCGCCCTTTACCGAAACAGCACAACTCTTGGATATCTAGCCATCAACTCAATGGGAAATTTGTTGTACTTTATTCGGGCAACATTGCTCTAACACAAGGTTTAGAAACAGTAATAGAAGCAGCCGTTTGTTTGCGTCATATCAAGGATATTGTCTTTGTGATCGTTGGCGAATCAAGAGCATTGCAAAGGTTGCAGGAATATTGTCTTTTAAATGGAGCAGATAATGTTTTGCTGCTACCGTTACAGCCACGAGAAACACTTCCTGAAATGCTAGCAGCATCTGATGTAGGGCTGATTGTGCAAAAGCATAATGTGATTTCGTTCAATATGCCTTCAAAAATACCACTGCTGTTGGCGAGTGGTCGCCCGATTGTGGGTTCTGTTCCTGCTACTGGTACTGCTGCGAAAGCAATCCAACTCAGTGGTGGTGGGATAATTGTTGAGCCAGAATCACCCGATGCAATGGCTGCTGCGGTGCATGATTTATATACTAATCCTGCTCTAGGGGCAAGGCTTGGTAATAGAGGAAGACAGTTTGCCGAAGAAAACTATTCCTTGGAGCAAGCACTTGACCGATATGAAGGGCTGCTTTCTTATATTGTTACTAACCGAAAGTCTACTCTGAGGATATTACCGGATTTGGATTCTAAGGAATCAGTTGTAGATGGTTGAAGGCTGTTGAGGTCTGCTCACTTAATTAGCGAACACCAGGCGACTGCACAGACAAAACCCTGATTGGGATAAATTAAATCACCCATTCGGGTGAGTTAAAAATCAACCGATCGGGTGACCTAAGTGTAGGAAGTTGAGACTGCTGAAAAATAGGACTCTAGAGAACACTGATTGATTGCATGTCGTTCTTAGTGAGGATAACTTGATGAAACTCGTAACCTTGATTAATAGAGCTGGATTAATCAGCATAGGTCTACCCCTAGGTCGAAGCAAGCTACGCGCAGCGTGTCGCAGACAAGCCTCAGAAGGCATCGCTCCGTATGCTTTTCTTCCCTAAGATCACTATTCACTATGAATAAAGACCGATAAACTCATCTGTAACTTATACCAATCTCGTCTTTTATGTGGTTATAATGCAAGCAAGCGCTTGCAAACCCTCATGGAAAACTTAGCATCAAGGACGGCACAAACTCGTGCACGCTTGATCAAGGCGGTAACTAAAGTGTTTGCAACGGCAGGTTTAACAGGAGCTACAACGCGAGAAATTGCTCGTGTTGCTGCGGTCAACGAGGTAACTTTATTTCGTCATTTCCAGAGCAAAGAGCAACTACTAGCTGCTGTAATTACCGAAGCGATCGCTTCACAATCCCAAACCTTAGCTGATCACAAGGACTGGACTCAAAACCTGTACATTGACCTCAAGAATTATGCAAAGCTTTGCAACCAATGGAGGAGCATGAAGACCTGATTCGGACATTGATTGGAGAAGCGAAGCGACACCCCCAAGCAGCCAGTCTGATGTTATACGAAGCTAACAAATCGATGCGCGAAAAGCTGGTTGTGTATTTGCAAAACAGTCAACCGAAGGGCACAGTGTCCTCAGATATAGATTTGAAAGCATCTGTAGATAGTTTCACGGGTATGTTGCTTCACGGTATGCTGCATTCTAGCGATATCCCCAACACATTAGATTACAGTCGTCAATGTTACATAGAAACTTGTGTCAATTTATTTGTGCGTGGTATTAGCACTTTGCCATTGAAAGAGGCTGGAGGTTCAGTTGATTCACCTGCAACAAGATAAATCGTGTTTTCTCTTAGAGTTAAGGCTCTGATTTTACACTGACTAAAAAAGTTTTATAAATTACACTTTAAAAAATTGACAGGAGTTAAGTAATTTACAAATTAACTATAAAGTGATAAACGATATTTTTTTGTTTGAGGTGCTAGACATAGTGAGCGATCGCCCAAATACCCAAATATATATTTGATTTGGCACCAACATCAAAAAACAAGGGCTAAAAAACTATTCAAACAATGCTTTTTTAGCGAAGAGTAGATTGCCCAAGTCTAAATCTATAAGACGAGAAACCGAAGATGTCCCATTCTGAGTTCCCTGATTCTCACCTGCCCGTTGAAATAGAACAGCCTGCTGTTAATGATTCTAATCAAGAATCACAACCATTGTTGGAGCGATCGCCTAAGCCACCGCAAAAACGTCGTTGGCCCCTAATTTTGGGAATTGTTTTGTTAGTTGCAGGTGTTGGTTTTGGTTGGCGCTGGTGGCAAACTAGTAGCGCTAGCGATGCACCGGCTGGGGCCGCAGCTGGTCAACCGATGGCAATTCCCGTCAAGCTAGCAACTGTTGAAACTGAAACCGTGCAGGAAAGTTCGGAGTTTATTGGCTCCTTAGAGGCTCCACGTTCGGTAATCATCAGACCACAGGTTGACGGACGAGTTACCCAGATTTTCATTCAAGAGGGCAACCGTGTTCAACAAGGGCAAGTCATTATTAGCCTAGAAAGTGATAATGTCCAAGCTCAATTATTACAAGCAAAAGCCGGACTAGAACAAGCCCAAGCAAGGCTTGCTGAACTCCAAGCGGGTACGCGACAAGAAGAAGTTGCCCAAGCGAGAGCGCAGTTAACCCAAGCCCAAGCTCGCTTTCGAGATGCCCAATCGGGATCGCAACCAGAAGAAATTGCTCAGGCTGAAGCTCAAATTCAGTCAGCTAAATCTGATGTGGAACTAGCACAGTCACGAGCCAAGCGATACGCACAATTAAGAAAAGAGGGTGCAGTTTCCCAAGATGTCTTAGAAG encodes:
- a CDS encoding glycosyltransferase family 4 protein yields the protein MHILIYSYNYHPEPIGIAPLMTELAEGLVKRGHEVRVITGMPNYPQREIYDGYRGKWYVTEQKNGVTIARSYLRIKSKPNLIDRLLLELSFVFTSLPQVFKGGRPDVIILTVPPLFGTLPVTIFGWLYNCPVVLNVQDILPEAAVRIGLLKNKWMIRSLATLEKFAYRTAHTISVIADGFRDNLVNKGVPVNKIVCIPNWVNVNFIRPLPKQHNSWISSHQLNGKFVVLYSGNIALTQGLETVIEAAVCLRHIKDIVFVIVGESRALQRLQEYCLLNGADNVLLLPLQPRETLPEMLAASDVGLIVQKHNVISFNMPSKIPLLLASGRPIVGSVPATGTAAKAIQLSGGGIIVEPESPDAMAAAVHDLYTNPALGARLGNRGRQFAEENYSLEQALDRYEGLLSYIVTNRKSTLRILPDLDSKESVVDG
- a CDS encoding helix-turn-helix domain-containing protein yields the protein MENLASRTAQTRARLIKAVTKVFATAGLTGATTREIARVAAVNEVTLFRHFQSKEQLLAAVITEAIASQSQTLADHKDWTQNLYIDLKNYAKLCNQWRSMKT
- a CDS encoding TetR/AcrR family transcriptional regulator C-terminal domain-containing protein — translated: MEEHEDLIRTLIGEAKRHPQAASLMLYEANKSMREKLVVYLQNSQPKGTVSSDIDLKASVDSFTGMLLHGMLHSSDIPNTLDYSRQCYIETCVNLFVRGISTLPLKEAGGSVDSPATR